One window from the genome of Cyclobacterium amurskyense encodes:
- the accC gene encoding acetyl-CoA carboxylase biotin carboxylase subunit, translated as MFNKILIANRGEIALRIIRTCKEMGVKTVAVYSTADKDSLHVRFADEAVCIGAPASKDSYLNIPRIIAAAEITNADAIHPGYGFLSENAEFSRICEEYNIKFIGASPEMINQMGDKATAKATMAAAGVPTIPGSEGLLESIEQGLPLAEKIGYPVILKATAGGGGRGMRIVKDPSGFKKAWDDARQESAAAFGNDGLYLEKFVEEPRHIEIQIIGDSSGKACHLSERDCSIQRRHQKLVEETPSPFITDELREKMGTAAIKGAEAIGYEGAGTIEFLVDKNRDFYFMEMNTRIQVEHPITEEVTDFDLIKEQIKVAAGEKISGKNYFPKLYAMECRINAEDPSNGFRPSPGKIVNLHLPGGKGVRIDSHVYAGYVIPPNYDSMIAKLIVSAQSRQEVIVRMKRALEEFVIDGIKTTIPFHLALLEDPEFNAGNFTTKFLEDFDFSKVKKS; from the coding sequence GTGTTTAATAAAATATTAATAGCAAACAGGGGAGAAATTGCCTTAAGGATCATTCGAACCTGTAAGGAAATGGGAGTAAAAACTGTCGCTGTCTATTCCACTGCTGATAAGGACAGCTTGCATGTACGCTTTGCCGATGAGGCAGTATGCATAGGCGCACCGGCTAGTAAAGATTCTTATTTAAACATCCCTAGAATTATTGCAGCTGCAGAAATAACTAATGCAGATGCCATTCATCCCGGCTATGGTTTTCTTTCTGAGAATGCTGAATTTTCTCGAATTTGTGAGGAATACAATATAAAATTTATTGGAGCCAGTCCGGAAATGATCAACCAAATGGGGGATAAAGCCACTGCCAAAGCCACCATGGCCGCAGCAGGAGTACCTACTATCCCTGGGTCTGAAGGCTTATTAGAGTCCATCGAACAAGGACTTCCTTTGGCGGAAAAAATTGGTTATCCAGTTATTCTTAAAGCTACAGCTGGCGGTGGCGGTAGAGGCATGCGTATAGTAAAAGACCCTTCTGGATTCAAGAAAGCTTGGGACGATGCACGTCAGGAATCTGCAGCAGCATTTGGTAATGACGGATTGTACCTTGAAAAATTTGTCGAAGAACCAAGACATATTGAAATTCAGATCATAGGTGATTCTTCTGGCAAAGCGTGTCATTTATCTGAAAGAGACTGTTCTATTCAAAGGCGGCATCAAAAATTAGTAGAAGAAACCCCTTCTCCATTTATCACTGATGAGTTGAGAGAAAAAATGGGAACTGCCGCCATCAAAGGTGCAGAAGCCATAGGCTACGAGGGTGCAGGTACCATAGAGTTTTTGGTGGACAAAAACAGGGACTTTTACTTTATGGAGATGAATACCAGAATACAGGTAGAACATCCGATCACAGAAGAAGTAACTGATTTTGATTTGATCAAAGAACAAATCAAGGTAGCTGCTGGTGAAAAAATAAGTGGGAAAAATTACTTCCCTAAATTATACGCCATGGAGTGCCGTATCAATGCGGAAGACCCTTCTAATGGATTCAGACCGAGCCCAGGGAAAATCGTAAATCTTCACCTCCCTGGAGGCAAAGGAGTACGAATCGACAGTCATGTTTATGCCGGTTATGTTATTCCTCCCAACTATGATTCTATGATTGCTAAGCTTATCGTAAGTGCTCAATCTAGACAAGAGGTTATTGTTAGGATGAAAAGAGCTCTGGAAGAGTTTGTGATCGATGGTATCAAAACCACCATTCCTTTCCACTTGGCTTTACTTGAAGACCCTGAATTTAATGCAGGTAATTTCACTACGAAATTTCTGGAAGACTTTGATTTTTCAAAGGTGAAAAAATCCTAA